The Scyliorhinus torazame isolate Kashiwa2021f chromosome 17, sScyTor2.1, whole genome shotgun sequence genome includes a window with the following:
- the LOC140394432 gene encoding uncharacterized protein — MAQEEAFRRRKLNFNEEETEILIREVTLHQDQLFGRGDTKLPPGAKNKTWHSILAKVNAVSKCTRDIGDIKKRWYDMCHRTKDKVIKLAQEAMQSERIAQREASLDVVDRDPAGPSTSNDSSEPSTSGASRDGSTGRTSGQPAFSGQRRTPVLPQQVAWHTRQVAVQPLADLQTPAQWPPMLLFTLGPNATRDNIIQEKPRDQQSNNSLDETIVEVKQEDIGPNFDVGDYSSPDIISPQTLPGESPFRPQGKRVRKQVSEEELLGVQEQHNVLLGDGNEELHGIRQELRELRGDLQELAAGIRKPLERLADCMQALLPLLQHPPGSRMVEMTDSFTQLNEEETTGFGESPSHSRRSGRKICKRPKLEV; from the exons ATGGCGCAAGAGGAAGCTTTCCGCCGCCGCAAACTCAACTTCAACGAGGAGGAGACGGAAATTCTGATCCGGGAGGTGACGCTGCACCAGGACCAGCTGTTCGGCCGGGGGGACACCAAACTGCCCCCTGGGGCCAAAAACAAGACCTGGCACTCCATTCTGGCCAAGGTCAACGCGGTGTCCAAGTGCACCAGGGACATAGGCGACATTAAGAAAAGGTGGTATGATATGTGCCACCGGACCAAGGACAAGGTCATCAAGTTGGCGCAGGAGGCGATGCAGAGCGAGAGGATCGCCCAGCGGGAGGCCAGCCTGGACGTTGTTGACCGCGATCCAGCCGGGCCCAGCACCAGCAACGACAGCAGCGAACCCAGTACCAGCGGCGCCAGCCGGGATGGCAGCACGGGCAGGACCAGCGGACAACCTGCTTTCTCCGGCCAGCGGAGGACGCCGGTGCTACCCCAACAGGTGGCTTGGCACACCCGCCAGGTGGCGGTGCAGCCATTGGCAGACCTCCAAACCCCGGCGCAGTGGCCGCCGATGCTGCTGTTCACATTGGGCCCAAATGCGACACGGGACAACATCATTCAGGAGAAACCCCGAGACCAACAATCCAACAACAGTCTTGATG AAACCATTGTCGAAGTGAAACAGGAAGACATTGGTCCAAACTTTGATGTGGGGGATTATTCTTCACCAGACATTATATCACCACAGACTCTTCCAGGAGAAAGTCCGTTCCGGCCTCAAGGGAAACGGGTACGTAAGCAAGTTTCCGAGGAAGAACTGTTGGGTGTCCAGGAACAACACAACGTGTTGCTCGGAGACGGCAATGAGGAGCTACATGGCATCAGACAGGAATTAAGAGAGCTTCGGGGTGATCTTCAAGAGTTGGCTGCAGGCATCAGGAAACCCCTGGAGAGGCTAGCAGATTGCATGCAGGCTCTCCTCCCATTGTTACAGCATCCGCCAGGGTCTCGAATGGTGGAGATGACTGACTCGTTCACGCAGCTCAATGAAGAAGAAACCACGGGGTTTGGCGAGTCACCGTCCCACAGTCGACGGAGCGGGCGCAAAATATGTAAACGGCCAAAGCTGGAAGTGTAA